From the genome of Sphingobacterium kitahiroshimense, one region includes:
- a CDS encoding MgtC/SapB family protein: MNIQFLLIQTGYLDSVDFITRIAIAFALGLSIGAERQWRDKSAGLRTNALVSIGAAAYMLLSVYLYGADGGDPGRIAAQIVTGIGFLGAGVIMKDGLTIRGLNTAATIWCSAAVGTLCGMALYIEATIVTGAILFTHIAMGPFSDWLGALKSYKSRKVQEAFYLIKVTCKVEDETDIRSHIVGQIENRHTYLLRSVLRNVSVENANTVILNVKLSTVGKSDDKIEELIFELTKVKHVQEASWFYLGNSMEN, translated from the coding sequence ATGAACATTCAATTTTTACTCATACAAACTGGTTATTTAGATTCGGTCGATTTTATTACGCGAATTGCCATCGCATTTGCCTTAGGACTTTCAATAGGAGCAGAGCGTCAGTGGCGGGACAAGAGCGCAGGACTACGTACAAATGCGCTGGTATCCATTGGAGCCGCAGCATACATGTTGTTGTCTGTATACCTATATGGTGCCGATGGTGGCGATCCAGGACGTATTGCAGCACAGATTGTGACGGGCATAGGATTTCTTGGCGCAGGTGTTATCATGAAAGATGGATTGACGATACGTGGACTCAATACCGCTGCAACGATTTGGTGTTCGGCCGCGGTCGGCACGTTATGTGGTATGGCCTTATATATCGAAGCTACTATTGTGACCGGCGCGATCCTGTTTACTCATATTGCAATGGGACCTTTTAGTGATTGGTTAGGAGCATTAAAATCGTATAAAAGCAGAAAAGTACAGGAAGCCTTTTATTTAATCAAAGTAACCTGTAAAGTTGAAGATGAAACGGATATCCGGAGTCATATTGTTGGTCAGATTGAGAATAGACATACATATTTGCTACGATCTGTCTTACGCAATGTATCTGTCGAGAATGCAAACACAGTCATATTAAATGTAAAACTTTCCACCGTTGGTAAAAGTGACGATAAGATTGAAGAACTGATTTTTGAATTGACCAAAGTAAAGCACGTTCAGGAAGCAAGTTGGTTTTATTTAGGTAATTCTATGGAGAATTAA
- a CDS encoding GLPGLI family protein: MKIIFFPLFFLLFQFTVKAQVKPVKFDTKILYKFTYQNDSTSSASRRSVFTQLTIGEQESHFQTLSKFRSDSALALQEGRNMFVYTYGRIEPNNFLIVKRGDVIATYEPVNGIKLDWNNELSYYEEKKGDLQWEMHPDTAHIHDFVCQKATADWGGRKWTAWFTMDIPISDGPYKFCGLLGLVLSISDQDKFFTFDIAYISKVNSVSVTFDQLRPDLALQKTTKESFYKARKNLRNTMAEYALLTGARLSDASKVNIRAEMKTDNNHIERH, encoded by the coding sequence ATGAAAATAATATTTTTTCCACTATTTTTTTTATTGTTTCAATTCACTGTTAAAGCTCAGGTCAAACCTGTGAAATTTGATACGAAGATACTTTATAAGTTTACCTATCAGAACGATAGTACCTCCAGTGCCTCGCGAAGAAGTGTTTTTACACAACTGACTATCGGTGAGCAAGAAAGTCATTTTCAGACCCTGTCAAAATTTAGAAGCGATTCAGCATTGGCGCTGCAAGAAGGTCGTAATATGTTTGTCTACACTTATGGTCGTATAGAGCCCAATAACTTTTTGATTGTAAAGCGGGGAGATGTTATTGCTACCTATGAACCTGTCAACGGGATCAAATTAGATTGGAATAATGAACTGTCCTATTACGAAGAAAAGAAGGGGGATCTACAATGGGAAATGCATCCGGACACTGCTCATATACATGATTTTGTTTGTCAAAAAGCAACAGCAGATTGGGGAGGGAGAAAATGGACAGCGTGGTTTACCATGGATATTCCTATTTCAGATGGACCTTACAAGTTTTGTGGACTTCTTGGTTTAGTGTTGTCCATATCAGATCAGGATAAGTTTTTTACATTCGATATAGCTTACATAAGTAAAGTAAATAGCGTCTCCGTTACTTTCGATCAACTACGTCCAGATCTTGCTCTTCAAAAGACAACTAAAGAATCTTTTTATAAAGCGCGTAAAAACTTAAGAAACACGATGGCCGAATATGCGCTATTAACCGGTGCTAGATTATCTGACGCAAGTAAAGTCAATATCCGTGCAGAAATGAAAACAGATAATAACCACATCGAGCGGCATTAA
- a CDS encoding family 20 glycosylhydrolase, which translates to MKLKKIYAILAFQLIAGGLFAQEQLDSLAVTKLSPLFSQPTLKNNKLVVPQIKGYEVSLIGSDNKVVIDLNGQISQPLIDKKVNVLYKIVRKSDRAFGEIPMKDIVIKGVYGDKGVGEQPFVIPSLREWYGVNGVFQLRPESAIVLEQQNEESSKAAQLLKEDLKKLIGLDLPVRTGEPKAGDIFIGSKGDKALGNEGYSLKIDDVFSIQAPNYNGKVFGTRTLLQLLAQNKKQLSIQKGFSRDYPTYEVRGFMLDVGRKFFTIDFLNDYVEMMSYYKMSNFHIHLNDNAFQQYFNYDWDKTYAGFRLENERYPNLASKDGHYTKAEFIALQKKALRYGVTIIPEIDVPAHSLAISHAIPEVGSRKFGMDHLDLDNPKSYEVVKNIFDEYTKGPNPVFIGEEVHIGTDEYAKSESEKFRKFTDYVIKVVQDNGKKVRAWGALTHAQGTTPVRVKDVRLNMWYNGYADPIAMKKLGYQQISTPDGWLYIVPAAGYYYDYLNTDNLYNNWEPRMIGDITFEKGDPIVDGGMFAVWNDIAGNGISEKDVHNRVFPAIQVLAEKMWGAADQHTSLFTFNQKKKSVIEAPGLNMRGHYAALDPVIVHLNFDSQTRNQMNNEWKEASTTGTQFEKGIKDSGLKFTGETSKLVLPIAEIGEQYTVSFWIKPETNLVGDLFVSKNAKVFSDGKGLGYARDGYQYYFDYTLPINEWSQVSITGDYIGTQLYVNGKLIKDMKPFDVVMPYKDKNNGKEIKYKKVQTLVFPLSEISLKNAILDELKVYNKKLTSQEIVSEFRTY; encoded by the coding sequence ATGAAATTGAAAAAAATCTATGCAATATTGGCATTCCAGCTTATTGCTGGAGGTCTTTTTGCACAGGAACAGCTCGATAGCCTTGCTGTTACAAAATTAAGTCCCCTCTTTTCTCAACCGACTCTGAAGAATAACAAGCTGGTTGTCCCGCAGATAAAAGGATATGAAGTCTCCCTGATCGGGTCCGATAATAAAGTGGTGATTGACCTAAATGGTCAGATATCGCAACCTCTGATCGATAAAAAAGTTAATGTACTCTACAAGATCGTCCGTAAATCGGATCGGGCTTTTGGTGAAATTCCGATGAAAGATATTGTCATCAAAGGTGTATATGGTGATAAAGGAGTGGGGGAACAACCTTTCGTAATTCCTTCCTTGCGCGAGTGGTATGGTGTGAATGGCGTATTCCAATTGCGTCCTGAATCAGCGATCGTACTGGAACAACAAAATGAAGAGTCGTCAAAAGCTGCACAGCTTTTAAAAGAGGATCTCAAAAAGTTGATCGGACTGGATCTGCCTGTGCGAACTGGAGAACCAAAAGCGGGTGATATTTTTATTGGATCTAAAGGTGATAAGGCTTTGGGCAATGAAGGGTATTCGCTAAAAATTGATGATGTCTTCAGTATTCAGGCTCCAAATTATAATGGTAAGGTTTTCGGAACGAGAACATTACTTCAATTGCTTGCTCAAAATAAAAAACAACTGAGCATACAGAAAGGTTTCTCTCGTGATTATCCTACATACGAAGTGCGGGGATTTATGCTGGATGTGGGACGTAAATTTTTTACGATCGATTTCTTAAATGATTATGTGGAGATGATGTCTTATTACAAGATGTCTAATTTTCATATTCACCTCAACGATAATGCTTTTCAACAGTATTTTAACTACGATTGGGATAAAACCTATGCAGGTTTTCGGTTAGAAAATGAACGCTATCCAAATCTTGCCTCTAAAGATGGACACTATACCAAAGCTGAATTTATCGCGTTACAGAAAAAAGCGCTTCGTTATGGGGTTACTATTATTCCGGAAATCGATGTGCCTGCCCATTCATTGGCAATTAGCCATGCTATTCCTGAAGTAGGGAGCCGTAAGTTTGGAATGGATCATCTTGATCTGGATAATCCAAAAAGTTATGAGGTGGTCAAAAATATTTTTGATGAATATACAAAAGGTCCTAATCCGGTATTTATTGGTGAAGAGGTACATATCGGGACAGATGAGTACGCAAAAAGTGAATCTGAGAAATTTAGAAAATTCACCGATTACGTGATCAAAGTGGTGCAGGATAATGGTAAGAAAGTACGTGCCTGGGGTGCTTTGACACATGCTCAAGGAACAACACCTGTTCGGGTTAAGGATGTACGATTAAACATGTGGTACAATGGTTATGCCGATCCTATCGCGATGAAAAAATTGGGTTACCAACAGATCAGTACACCTGATGGTTGGTTATATATCGTACCGGCTGCGGGTTATTATTACGACTACCTCAATACCGACAACCTGTATAATAATTGGGAGCCGAGAATGATTGGTGATATCACCTTTGAAAAAGGTGATCCGATCGTTGATGGTGGTATGTTTGCCGTTTGGAATGATATCGCAGGAAATGGGATATCGGAAAAAGATGTGCATAACCGTGTGTTCCCGGCCATACAGGTACTAGCTGAGAAAATGTGGGGAGCAGCAGATCAACACACAAGTTTATTTACTTTCAATCAAAAGAAAAAATCAGTCATTGAAGCTCCAGGTCTAAATATGAGAGGTCATTATGCGGCTCTTGATCCTGTGATTGTTCACCTGAATTTTGATTCGCAAACGCGCAATCAAATGAATAACGAATGGAAAGAAGCTAGCACTACGGGGACTCAATTTGAAAAGGGGATAAAAGATAGTGGTCTTAAGTTTACGGGTGAAACAAGTAAATTGGTTTTACCTATTGCTGAAATTGGTGAACAGTATACGGTGTCTTTCTGGATCAAACCTGAGACAAATTTAGTTGGTGATCTGTTTGTATCGAAAAATGCAAAAGTTTTCAGTGATGGTAAAGGTCTTGGATATGCTCGTGATGGTTATCAATACTATTTTGATTATACTTTACCTATAAATGAGTGGAGTCAGGTAAGCATCACAGGTGATTATATCGGTACACAATTGTATGTGAACGGTAAATTGATCAAGGATATGAAACCTTTTGATGTGGTGATGCCTTATAAGGATAAGAATAATGGTAAAGAAATCAAGTATAAGAAAGTGCAGACCTTAGTTTTTCCGCTGTCCGAGATCAGCTTAAAAAATGCTATTTTAGATGAGCTAAAGGTTTATAATAAAAAATTGACCAGTCAAGAAATTGTGAGTGAATTTAGAACATACTAG
- a CDS encoding sugar phosphate isomerase/epimerase family protein — translation MNARRAFLQKGFLGISGLALASTFQLEAQATTLVKKGKEDGFHLGVAGYSFVNFKLDESLSMMKRMDIKYLCIKDFHLPFKSTAAEISNFHEKLKKSGVKGYAVGPIYTTSVKAIDDAFDYAKRVGVNLIIGIPNKEDLTYLSNKTKETGIRFAIHNHGPEDKLYPNATVIYNLIKDLDANLGMCFDMGHDTRDGQDAIKDLQQYHKRIFDIHLKNVTSATAEGTTCELGRGVIHIPLFIKALRKVNYSGKCSLEHEKDMENPLAGLAESTGYFRGVCAV, via the coding sequence ATGAACGCAAGAAGAGCATTTCTCCAAAAGGGATTTTTGGGAATATCTGGATTAGCCTTAGCCAGTACATTTCAATTGGAGGCACAAGCAACTACTTTAGTAAAAAAAGGAAAAGAAGATGGCTTCCATTTGGGAGTTGCAGGTTATAGTTTTGTCAATTTTAAGTTAGACGAGTCTTTAAGTATGATGAAGCGGATGGATATTAAATACCTATGCATCAAAGATTTTCATCTTCCTTTTAAGAGTACAGCAGCCGAAATTAGTAATTTTCATGAAAAGCTAAAGAAATCTGGTGTTAAGGGTTATGCTGTAGGTCCGATTTACACCACTTCGGTAAAAGCAATCGACGATGCTTTCGATTATGCTAAACGTGTAGGAGTTAATTTAATCATCGGTATTCCGAATAAAGAAGATTTGACCTATCTATCCAATAAGACAAAGGAAACAGGGATCCGATTTGCGATTCATAATCATGGTCCTGAAGATAAATTGTATCCGAATGCTACGGTGATTTATAATCTGATCAAAGATTTAGATGCTAACCTGGGGATGTGTTTTGATATGGGACATGATACGCGGGATGGACAGGATGCGATCAAAGATTTACAACAATATCACAAAAGAATATTTGATATACACCTCAAAAATGTCACTTCAGCAACTGCGGAAGGGACTACCTGTGAGCTTGGTCGTGGAGTCATTCATATTCCTTTATTTATAAAAGCATTGCGTAAGGTGAACTATAGCGGTAAGTGTAGCTTGGAACATGAAAAAGATATGGAGAATCCTTTGGCAGGTTTGGCCGAGTCAACGGGATATTTTAGAGGTGTTTGTGCTGTTTGA